The segment AAACTCGGTTCGCATATCTTTTATTGTAATGCAGAGTGGAACCCGGCCTGGGGAGGCGAAACCCTCATCCTGGACGATGGCGGGCGTTTTGCGCGCAGCTCAGCCCCTCGGTTTGAGGACTTTGATCGGCGCATCGTGTCCCAAACCTCGGGCAACCGCAGCCTGTTGTTTCAGCGCAGAAACAACTCGTGGCACGGCGTGCGCACCCTGGAGTGTCCGGAAGGTCAGCTGCGAAAAGTCTTTATCGTTGTCATCAACCGCTATTCGGCCGTGGACCGCATACGGCGGCTGTTGGGCGGAAAATCGAAGGGCTATTGACCCCAAGTCCGCACTGCTGAGACCGTAGATTCCATTACCAATCCATCCAGGCTTCGCCCTTACCAGACCACCGTCACGCCATATTCATGGAAAACCGGATCAATGCTGAGAACCGGCAGACTGCGGAGTCTGGCTTGGGCAATCAACATCCGATCAAAGGGGTCTTTATGTGGACCCGGTAGGGAGCCCGCCAACAGGCCATCGTCAGCGGTAACACTCAGTTCAGCAAAGCGCGCCTGGCGGAGATACGTGGGTAAGCGACGAACAATATCTCCAGCCTCGGGCAATTTTCCGATGCGGTGCTTTGTGGCAATTTCCCAGGCCGAGGCGGCACTCACCAGAATCTCATTCCCGGCATTCGCAATGCAGTCTCGGGCAGCGGTGGATAAGTGAGGGTCGTCAAACAGCCACCACAGCAGGGCATGGGTATCGAGCAGCGCCTTCATCGCTCCCAGGCCTGTAACTCATCCTCGGGAAGCGGCTCAAAAAAGGCATCCGTCAGCCTGCCACGGGCAATCCCCGGAACACGGGGGAGACGCTCCTCAACCGGCAGTAAACGGGCGAGTGGCTTGCCGGCTCGGGCGATAATGATTTCCTCTCCTGTCAGCATCCGATCAAGCAGTTTGGAGAGATGTGTTTTGGCCTCATGGATATTCACGGTGGACATGCAACTCCCTCCGTTCGGCATATTTTAGT is part of the Desulfurellaceae bacterium genome and harbors:
- a CDS encoding type II toxin-antitoxin system VapC family toxin; this encodes MKALLDTHALLWWLFDDPHLSTAARDCIANAGNEILVSAASAWEIATKHRIGKLPEAGDIVRRLPTYLRQARFAELSVTADDGLLAGSLPGPHKDPFDRMLIAQARLRSLPVLSIDPVFHEYGVTVVW
- a CDS encoding type II toxin-antitoxin system Phd/YefM family antitoxin, with protein sequence MSTVNIHEAKTHLSKLLDRMLTGEEIIIARAGKPLARLLPVEERLPRVPGIARGRLTDAFFEPLPEDELQAWER